The Fusarium fujikuroi IMI 58289 draft genome, chromosome FFUJ_chr01 sequence TTCATCGTTCAAttcgttgtcgttgttgcTGACAAGGATGACCCTGAATTCGCCCTAACCATCGTCACCATCCCCATtaccatcctcatccttctcgctGCCGCTTTCTTCACCCGACGAGAGAACAAGATCGGCATGgtctgcatcatcatcctctatCTCGGAGGTCTAAGCTATTTTATCTTCAAGCTTGTACGAATCTATCAGCCTGGACACCGAGATAGTTACGAAGCCGTTCGTCGATCATTGACTGCATTTGCTGTCATCaccattcttctcatccttctcaccaTTACCAACGCCATCGTGTGCATGCGAAACTTTGGCAAGGGCCTGAAGCCCCATCTGCAGTCCTTGTCTCGAAAGcgcaaggtcgaggagaagCCTGATATCAACTCAATCAACATGCAGGATGTCAAGCCTCAAATTCCCAGCCGAATGACCATTGATTAAGCGGCCCCTCGCAAGTCATGATTCTTCAAAAACAATATTTTGGAGGCATCATTGTACAAAGACACGAATTTACGAAAGGATACAAAATTTTTCCCTTGTCTATGGCACCAGTCACAAAGGGCGGGCTCAGGATGGACGGTGACCAAACGGGTGCGGCGTGAACAGAAGGCGACGAAGTGATATCCCATGGTGTCGGAAACTTGCTTGGACttttttattctatttactttGGTTGTTTTTTGTTTCCTATGTTAGACCCAACCATATTAGGCGTTCAATGCTCCACCACATGGAATGAGATCCAGGAGCTGATACATAGTTCTTTTGTTACTTTTACTTTGTCCCCTGATCAATTGGATTGCGGGTTCTCATGATCAGATAATCCGATAGGAATTGAATAGTGAAATCAGGCATATACAAAATGGCCCGTGCTTGTGTGGTCTATGAGACTGTCCATATGTGAATCACGTCATGAAACCATCAGGACTCTGACTCAATACACTCACTGGTTTCAACTCTGTGAAGCCTGATGCGAGACAAAAGTGTAGCTAGGACGTTGCATGTTTCATGGCTTATGCTGGAGAAAAGATCGACGTGTCGGTCTAGGAGGCAAGGGAAATATCCCAACAGGTACAATTCTAAAACAAAATGCCAAAACGCCCGCTTTCCATTCTTGATTTTGAACCAAAGCCGAAGCAGAGTCCTTGCTGGACTCGTTCAAGATAATAAACGCCAATCCACCTTGCCCAATGTGGCAGTGCGCTGTGATACGTAACATGACCATGCATGTAATAATGCTAGCAGGGAGAGTATGTTATAGTCTGATCTGAATGGCATCCTTAAGGTGACCTTCTGTTGGGCAGTAAGGACACTTGTACCGTGCTGCTTTCACTATGTTGTTCAGAGACTCGCGGCAGAGAACATGACCGCAACTGAGCATCATGGGAGGATTGTCTTGAGTCGTCTGCTCTTTACTGACGGGGCAGACAAAGATGGGATGATAAATCATAAACTCGGGCAAGGGTGTTGCGAAGGCAAGTTCGTTCTCTGTCGTCCAttctgtcttcttctcccgcATATAAGTTGTATACTTGATCAGGCGTGGAAGAGCGATAGAGCCTGCTGTGACGGCGATATAGAGGGGTGATTCCGCCGATAGGCCAAGTAGTGAGCAGAATTCGCGAGTAAACGACATGGCTACGTCCTCGAACGCTGAATCTGTCTCGAATATATGGCTGTAAGGCGATTTTGCCAGGTTAGGGGCGAATACCACAGCGCTGGAGAGTTGTTGTATCTCTAGCAAATGACGGTTCTGGAAACGAGGGAAGTTCTGGCGAGCATAGTTAATCGCTCCGCCGAGTCCATTAGTTGCAGGTTCGTCAGGAAGACCGTTGACAGATGGGCCTTTGAACAGCCAGACATATTGAAGCTTTATAAGCTCAAATTCGAGTGTGCTTCCCCTGGCCTCGAGATGGACGCCGTTTGCGTGGGCCCAGTTGATGGCGGGTAGGAGATTATGGTCCTTGAGCTGCGAAAGGATGCTATACATTTCCGCAAACTTGTTTTGTAAATGCTCTGAATGTAGACCTGCCATTTCATCTTCTAAGTCATCCTCGCtttccatatcatcatcgccatcctcgtcTGTTTGTGAAATGGTATGGGCTTTGCGGCCGGGAGGGTGATCTGTGGCTTCTTTGAGAAATGTCGAGGCGACAGAAAATTGACCTTCGCGAAGAAGATGCATGGCTATCGCACGGTTGATGAGTCGCGGGTGGTCCGCCATAGCATCAGTCTCCATAGGGAGTTCTCGGTGAGGAAGAGCCTGTGTCGGTCAGTCAGATGTCGTTGCCATCAAAAGCTAGAGGTTATTGGCAAACCTTGTCAAGGGCCTTTCCAAAGGACTTCTGCGCTTTGGTGATATCCTTTAGGTCTACGTTGATTCGTTCGAAGCGGGCTTTGACTGGATTTTGCAatgtcatcatggccatgccAGTTCGAGTGGCGTCTTGCTCTATTACAGTGGTTAGTTGTTGATAGTATCGGAGGAAAGCCAGCTCACCTTGAGCAATCTTCTCACGAGCATTAGTAAGAAGGTCAATGACTTTATCTACATCATCGACCACGGTTTTGAGTGTTCTGTTCCTCATACGAGCCAGCTCAACCATGAGTGGTGCAAAGGGCGAGACATGATCGTTATCAGCTTCCGCCATGGCTGGGGACTATGTGGGTTTTTGAATCAGATGTAGAAGATATGATCAAGACCGAGAGTTATTTTTAGCGCGAAGTGAAGcttccaaagccaaagagaGTCATGGGCTCATCCAATAGCTAGGATATTCCACGGGTGGACGTCAAAATGCCGGTTGTGTtgaatgttgatgtcgttTGCGGATTCAACGGTGACGGAACGATCCGAGCTTAGGTACCTGAGGTAAGTAGATAAGAGGGAGGCGGGTACATTATCGCTATCGATAAGGGGAATACCGAGGCTTTGCTGCTAAAGGGGACCGGTCTCGCTCTCCCGCTTAATGAAGGCCAATTAAACGAGAGTAGATTTTGGCTACCTTACGCTTTGACAACAGCTTCACCTTAATTACAATCTACATATGCAGCTGTTGTCTCCTCTTCGACTTACCACAACAACTATCACATATTgaatcatcctcctcatatAGCAAGTGACGACGAAAGTGTCGAGTGACCCCAGTCTTCCCCCAGGGATTCACGTGGGGCCTCTGGGAATTAGTGCCCCGCCTTTAGCTTGTAAAGTCTTCGGCTGCGTCTGCGATAGGTACTTGAAGCAGGTACCGAGAGCTAACCTGGGAGCTATTGCATCACATGAAGGCCCTGTAATGTTAGTTGCCTCTCAGACCTGTTCAACACCGAAAAAAGGCCTCCAAAGACACGCGCGCCTAAACGAAACTACTAGAGACGTCCTCTTGCTACTCCTCGCTCACCACgggtgaggatgaagctcGAGACTGCGTCTATCAAATACACGGGCCAATGACGACACCATGGCTTTCAGATTTCCAGATCCTCGACTTCGAGTCGACGATGAACTCTCGACAGGCACCACCGCCAAGGGGTCTGTCGCCCGTACAGCGACCACCTCCAACTCTAGCACCACGCGAGAAAGTCCCCCCAACGGTATCCCTCCGTTAGAGGTTTCCGCATACAATGAAGCTGCGGATTCTCAACCTCTACCCTCGCCGAGGCGCAAAAATCTTGTCTTTGCCGATCCTTTCGCCTTTCGGTACGTCGCGAACAAACACTCCTGGAGCTTCCAAGGCTAACACAGCATCAGGTATCTCGAGGAAGGCAGCAacgttgtcgttgtcgagCGCCGTGGCATTTTACGCGGATACGAGTCGTACCTAGTCGAACAATGGGCGTGTTCTCGAAAACCACCAACACTCCTGATCGTCACTTATACTGGAGACGAAAAACACTCGGTCGTTGTAGGTGTGCTCTCTGTTCCAATAGACGAGAGTCTTTGGCCTCCAAGGCTACGCTTCTACTTTGATCAACTCCAGGATTCACATGCGCGGCCCAAGGAGACTGAGCTTGGAGAGCTTATGGTTACTAATCTGAGTAATTTCCCTTCGGCCCTTACCGTTATTATGGTACCTGAGGGTGATATCCGAAAATATCGCACCTCGTTCATTGTCAATGAGGATTTGAAACGATTAGGATGTTCTGGGCGATCAGGCATGACTCTGTCAGATCCAACTGAAGCAACGCAGCTCAAGTTCTTGCAGCTCTACAGGACGAGCGATCGAGTACCTGTTCCGCAAGCTGTAGTCGAACTCATCAAGCTTTGTCAAGTCACATTATACATGTTTGACAAGCTGGGGCACCAATACATCGATGGGCTGCTTTGCGACAAGACAGAAATGGCTATCAACAACTGGTGGATCGAAATTGGTGCTGAACACTATAATTTTGAGCCTACCGATGGCATATTAGGCCCCAGTACGGTAGCGGCATTACTGGGCATGTTCATGGGTGCTCGAAATCGTCTCCATTGGTACGGAGCCCCGGTGTCAAAGGATGTATTTGACCTCGAAAACACTAAGCGTGGTATTGGTCACTTCCAAAAATCACAAAAGCTCGAGAAGACGCGAAGGCTGGACCGTCAaactcttctcaagctctaCACTGTGtctgccaaggctgctgctggcgaaATTTGGGGTGTACAGAGGGCTGTGAAGTCAACACTGACAGAAGTCGGAGGTAAGAGGGGTGAGCTTGTAATGGGAATGGTGTCAGGAAAAGACAAAGGAGGACTGGCTGATATCGAGACACTCGACATTGGCACTTTTGCTAGCTTAGCATATGGCGAACGGGCCAAATGGCTCTGGCATGGCAAGCCTCGGAGAAGCGTCGCTGAGCTACCACATCACAGTCCAGAATTGAGCAGCGCGGTACCTtggaaagaggaagaagcgaATCCAAACCCGAAACGCGTACATTCAGCGCCTGCCGAGAACGAACTAGATGCGAAGCGACTGGACGAGACTCCTGATGTTTACTCGGGCCACCCACCTGGTTCCGCCGTTAGTGTCGCTGATGGATCAGGTGATAAGGAGGCTTCGCGGAAGAATATCTTCAAAGGTGTCGCTGGGAAAATGAACGACGCTAGGTCTGGTTTTGGACGTATCAAGGATGTCGTTGGGGGAGGCTTACGTGGTCACACCAGTCGACCTTCGGTTTCAACGAGAGATGACTTTTTAGAATCGGGCCCCAGAAGTTCAAGTCAGGGGCTCACACCAGGAATTACACAACCACCAGCGCCCACACAAGGAGTGGGCAGAGCCTTCACATGGAACAACAAACCGCAGGAGTATCTAGCCGCGATGAAACGAGCAGACGCGGAAGGGGCAGCAGGTTTCCCACAGCTTTCGCACTTTGCGTCCACCTCGACAGTTGACATTAAGCAGCCGGCCTCAGCTCCCGTGGAAGCACAAAAGCGCGAGCAAGATGGGGAGTTATTTGATATTGGGGTGGAAGTGCGTAAGGATGTGTTGTCTAAAGCACCCTCCGCTGTTGGAtctcttgttgatgagcatGACCTCCAAGGGCCTGTTCTGGATGCAGAACTCAATGATGATCTATCGAAAAGGGGGCTCTCGCGACGACACAGTATTCAGTTATCACAGTGCCCACACATGACCGTTCTCAACGAAAATCGTTGGCCACGACGAATGTCATTtggcgatgctgaagaggcaGTATTGCAGTGGGAACCCCTCATCGACGTGTCAGATGTAGCGGATGGTCTTGCCAATATCGAAGCCTTCAACGACCTAGCTCAGCATTTTAATCAATGCTTGGAGGAAATGAAGCACCGTATTGAGCCATGGGTCACGGAAAAGATCAGTGCAGTTGAGGCTCTCGATGAACGCTACGCAAAAGACAAGGACGAAATGCATGCACTCTACTACCAGCTGAACGAGGCATGCCAGCGTATACGTATAACTTCTCATGAGCTCCTTGCTGAGGAGCGGTCTCACCTCTTGGAGGGCCTTAAGGAGGTTGAGGCGCTCGTAGCTCGTCTCGACTATGAAATCAATGCTCTATTACAAAAAGTGGTCGATGTCGAAGATGGCATTGTTACTTTTGAGAGGCAGGTGGAGgatatggagaagagagctGAGGCTTTGAAGGCCGAGCTTGAGACCGAAGGGTGGCTTCACTGGATGTTCAGAACTGTCACGGGGATCGGGACAGGTCCAGATATTACAAGGTCGCCGTCTTGATCCAGGGGGTGATGTTGGGTAAAGAGCGTTTTCTTGGGGATGATATTCCCCTAAAAGGTCATCAGCACGGAGTTTTGGGACATCGATATCATATCAGACATAGCATAGCACACCCCTGAGTACAAGGCATTTTTTAGGGTCATACTGAATAAACTTAATCTAGTTATCCATATACCAAAGCGTCATCTCTGGCCTGACCTGGATTCGTTCATGTACAGGCATATATTATACAGCAACATCTCCCGTTGCACCGTCGGTCATCATTTCGTGATGCAAGCGCCAGATATCGATTCAGACCCAATATCTATCCATTCTCCCGAGTAATCGTACAAAGCTTCAATTCATAACCCCAGCCTATTTGCGGCCCGTCCTCTAAATGGTCTGTTGAGGTCGTAAAATGTTCGCGTTTCGCTCATCACGCTTAGAACATGCCACCACCGGCCTGCTGGCCGCCTCCGAGAGCCTGGCCCTGCTGCTGCATGATCTCGCTGACCTTCATGGATGTATCGAGGAACTTGGCTGTGCAGCGGTCGAGGCAGACGGACTCGCCCTTGTTGAGCTCACCCTCACGGTAGTCGTTAGGAACGCACTTCTTCTGGCAAGACTGCTGAAGACTGTGACATCACAATTTAGTATCAATGCGTGTGCTTGTTGAGCGTTGAGGCTTACCGGTTGTAGGTGTCGGCCATCATGCGCATCTCGCTCTCAACGGCAGCAATCTTTTGCTCCGATGTAGGCTGAGGTCGACCCATTCCGAGGAAACTCATTTTGGCGGTGTTGGAGGAGGTGGTTGGGCGGTTTGGTTTAATTAAGACGTTGTGATGGTTAAAGGCTGCGTTATGACGGCGTTTTGGGGTCTTGAACTGGATAATGGGAAATTTTCCACTTATCGCGGATTGGCCGATTATGTAAGGATACATGTTCCAGCTACCCTGCACCAAGGTATCATGAACCAATTTGTACATGAACTTAGGGCGTTATAACGCTTATAGTTGCAGCGTTCTCATATGAACGTTATAATGATATTGGATTATGCCTCCGGAATAAGGGGAAATACACAAGTATTGTGGCAGCATCGTCTTGTTGCTGGTTGGAGCCTCAATCGACTAGCACTAATGGGACTCACTGACTTAACCCTCACTGTTTCACTACCACACCAATTACAATTGACATAAACTATTCTTTCATATTGCGCTATTTGGTATTATAATCATTCCGTCATTTAATTCCTAAAGGTAATG is a genomic window containing:
- a CDS encoding ubiquitin-protein ligase RMD5-like protein; translated protein: MAEADNDHVSPFAPLMVELARMRNRTLKTVVDDVDKVIDLLTNAREKIAQEQDATRTGMAMMTLQNPVKARFERINVDLKDITKAQKSFGKALDKALPHRELPMETDAMADHPRLINRAIAMHLLREGQFSVASTFLKEATDHPPGRKAHTISQTDEDGDDDMESEDDLEDEMAGLHSEHLQNKFAEMYSILSQLKDHNLLPAINWAHANGVHLEARGSTLEFELIKLQYVWLFKGPSVNGLPDEPATNGLGGAINYARQNFPRFQNRHLLEIQQLSSAVVFAPNLAKSPYSHIFETDSAFEDVAMSFTREFCSLLGLSAESPLYIAVTAGSIALPRLIKYTTYMREKKTEWTTENELAFATPLPEFMIYHPIFVCPVSKEQTTQDNPPMMLSCGHVLCRESLNNIVKAARYKCPYCPTEGHLKDAIQIRL
- a CDS encoding probable mitochondrial import inner membrane translocase subunit TIM10; its protein translation is MSFLGMGRPQPTSEQKIAAVESEMRMMADTYNRLQQSCQKKCVPNDYREGELNKGESVCLDRCTAKFLDTSMKVSEIMQQQGQALGGGQQAGGGMF
- a CDS encoding related to SIN3 protein-binding protein STB2 codes for the protein MAFRFPDPRLRVDDELSTGTTAKGSVARTATTSNSSTTRESPPNGIPPLEVSAYNEAADSQPLPSPRRKNLVFADPFAFRYLEEGSNVVVVERRGILRGYESYLVEQWACSRKPPTLLIVTYTGDEKHSVVVGVLSVPIDESLWPPRLRFYFDQLQDSHARPKETELGELMVTNLSNFPSALTVIMVPEGDIRKYRTSFIVNEDLKRLGCSGRSGMTLSDPTEATQLKFLQLYRTSDRVPVPQAVVELIKLCQVTLYMFDKLGHQYIDGLLCDKTEMAINNWWIEIGAEHYNFEPTDGILGPSTVAALLGMFMGARNRLHWYGAPVSKDVFDLENTKRGIGHFQKSQKLEKTRRLDRQTLLKLYTVSAKAAAGEIWGVQRAVKSTLTEVGGKRGELVMGMVSGKDKGGLADIETLDIGTFASLAYGERAKWLWHGKPRRSVAELPHHSPELSSAVPWKEEEANPNPKRVHSAPAENELDAKRLDETPDVYSGHPPGSAVSVADGSGDKEASRKNIFKGVAGKMNDARSGFGRIKDVVGGGLRGHTSRPSVSTRDDFLESGPRSSSQGLTPGITQPPAPTQGVGRAFTWNNKPQEYLAAMKRADAEGAAGFPQLSHFASTSTVDIKQPASAPVEAQKREQDGELFDIGVEVRKDVLSKAPSAVGSLVDEHDLQGPVLDAELNDDLSKRGLSRRHSIQLSQCPHMTVLNENRWPRRMSFGDAEEAVLQWEPLIDVSDVADGLANIEAFNDLAQHFNQCLEEMKHRIEPWVTEKISAVEALDERYAKDKDEMHALYYQLNEACQRIRITSHELLAEERSHLLEGLKEVEALVARLDYEINALLQKVVDVEDGIVTFERQVEDMEKRAEALKAELETEGWLHWMFRTVTGIGTGPDITRSPS